The following proteins are encoded in a genomic region of Gemmatimonadaceae bacterium:
- the rocD gene encoding ornithine--oxo-acid transaminase gives MTAQITADADALVALEDQWGAHNYHPLDIVVERGEGPWLYDVDGKRYLDCLSAYSAVNQGHCHPRILETMRGQAARVTLTSRAFRNDQLPLFCEELARFCGMDAVLPMNTGAEAVETAIKAARRWGYRIKGIAADKAEIIVCDNNFHGRTTTIVGFSSEKSYKDGFGPFTPGFVSVPYGDAAAIEAAITPNTCAILLEPIQCEAGILIPPDGYLRAVSDLCKSNKVLFLADEIQTGLGRTGKPFACDHESVKPDAYILGKALSGGFYPVSAFVARRELIDVVDAGSHGSTYGGNPLGCAVARTALAVIRDEGLAERSAELGEWFANELRSIEHPKIKEIRGRGMLVGVELTEPARKFCEALMERGLLCKETHDFVVRIAPPLVVSREDLEWAVTQIRDTFEEME, from the coding sequence ATGACCGCACAGATCACCGCCGACGCCGACGCTCTTGTCGCACTCGAAGACCAGTGGGGAGCGCATAACTATCATCCCCTCGATATCGTCGTCGAGCGAGGCGAAGGCCCGTGGCTCTACGACGTCGATGGCAAGCGTTATCTCGATTGCCTGAGCGCGTACTCCGCAGTCAACCAGGGTCACTGCCACCCGCGAATTCTCGAAACCATGCGCGGACAGGCAGCACGCGTCACTCTGACGTCACGCGCCTTCCGCAACGATCAACTCCCGCTGTTCTGTGAAGAACTGGCGCGGTTCTGCGGAATGGATGCGGTACTGCCGATGAACACCGGTGCCGAGGCCGTCGAAACAGCGATCAAGGCCGCGCGCCGCTGGGGGTATCGAATCAAGGGAATCGCGGCTGACAAGGCCGAGATCATAGTCTGCGACAACAATTTTCATGGTCGCACGACAACCATTGTCGGATTCTCTTCGGAGAAGAGTTACAAGGATGGCTTCGGGCCATTTACGCCCGGGTTTGTCTCGGTTCCGTACGGCGATGCAGCCGCAATCGAAGCGGCAATCACACCCAACACGTGTGCAATTCTGCTTGAGCCGATTCAGTGTGAAGCCGGCATTCTTATTCCACCCGACGGCTACCTGCGCGCGGTGTCCGATCTCTGCAAGAGCAACAAAGTTTTGTTTCTCGCCGACGAAATTCAGACGGGGCTCGGACGCACAGGCAAGCCGTTCGCCTGCGATCATGAGTCGGTAAAACCGGACGCCTACATACTCGGCAAGGCGCTCTCCGGCGGGTTTTATCCGGTGTCAGCGTTCGTTGCACGGCGGGAATTAATAGATGTCGTCGATGCCGGCAGCCACGGTAGCACCTATGGTGGCAACCCGCTCGGCTGCGCGGTTGCGCGTACTGCACTTGCCGTCATCCGGGACGAAGGGCTTGCCGAACGTTCGGCCGAGCTGGGCGAATGGTTCGCGAACGAGCTGCGCAGCATCGAGCATCCGAAGATCAAGGAGATTCGCGGACGCGGAATGCTCGTGGGTGTGGAGCTAACCGAGCCGGCGCGCAAGTTCTGCGAAGCGCTCATGGAGCGCGGGCTGCTGTGCAAGGAAACGCATGACTTCGTGGTACGGATCGCGCCGCCGCTTGTCGTGAGCCGGGAGGATCTGGAGTGGGCTGTAACCCAGATCAGAGACACCTTCGAGGAGATGGAATAG
- a CDS encoding SusC/RagA family TonB-linked outer membrane protein: protein MKQILQNLQTIARTTRQGLRCAKCVALAAIFMLAAHSAAAPELEAQQSGVIAGVLLGSGGQPLPSAQVRIDGTTTGGITDAGGRFRISGLTGSEVTIEVRRIGYRMLRRTVRVGDTNLNLTLGEQSVALDEVVVTGTAGRQSVRELGNAVTTINAAAAKEIAPISSVQNLLNGRAPGVVVNSATGNVGAGARIRIRGASSISLLNEPLIYVDGVRVNNAFASGPANQAFGSSSISRINDINPDEIQSVEIIRGPAAATLYGTEASNGVIQIITKKGIAGTPRWTFSTRQGSNYLQDPEGRWPVNYQTVQRAGAATGVRDTTSIDIIELENARGTPVFKSGRLQEYDLSASGGSNLFRYYASGGLEDSDGIEPTSNVQRYTGRMNLTISPNSRLDAGLNMGYINGRTQLPAEAGFGGRTWSTISANPNNLVFANGQPGNPRRGFHSGLPEQYDALNILGQDLTRFTGSFQINHRPATWLSHRLNAGTDQANEVDNQLFPRTQDSLSRVIFGGNGGRSINRRQINYYTLDYSASGVVNPTAELKSTTSVGAQYYRNSTAFLLSSGSIFPTVGLTALSATTPDRVTFGDLEEDATLGFFIQEQLGWRDRLYLTAAIRADDNSAFGQNFDRVYYPKYSLSWVVSEEPFWPVPAIGALKLRAAYGESGKQPATYSALQTYASATGANDVATVTPQFLGNADLGPERSKELEFGFDLGALSDRLGLEFTYYLKKTTDAILDRQIPPSLGLPNTQPFNAGSIRNWGTEVLLRTTPVMRDAFKWDASFSWATNGSEVESLGTPQSILDLRKASGTPDFVVGGFNIRHQVGRPIGSYFEQRVISSELLPTGRADISKTLCDDSKGGSMICAGPDLRYNTPDDAPEVYIGRSLPSAEGAFTSTVTLFKNLRLYGLVDFKRGFYKVDGNTRVRCQIFIRCRENFYPLEFEATRIAAIQSNGQLVDYYVNKSDYTKLREVSVSYTLPVVKTRWVNFNRAVISLAGRNLFTWSDYPGLDPEAFFLSGARGGNFGQLEQTTNPQLAQWVLGVNLDW, encoded by the coding sequence ATGAAGCAGATTCTACAGAACTTGCAGACCATCGCTCGAACCACGCGTCAGGGTCTGCGTTGCGCGAAATGCGTCGCGCTCGCGGCGATTTTCATGCTCGCCGCTCACTCGGCTGCCGCTCCCGAACTCGAAGCTCAGCAATCCGGAGTAATCGCCGGCGTGCTGCTCGGCTCCGGCGGCCAGCCGCTCCCGTCAGCGCAGGTTCGCATCGACGGAACCACGACCGGCGGTATCACCGATGCGGGCGGCCGCTTTCGCATCAGCGGTCTTACCGGTAGCGAAGTCACCATTGAAGTCCGCCGGATTGGTTACCGAATGCTGCGACGCACGGTCCGCGTTGGCGACACCAACCTGAACCTTACCCTGGGAGAGCAGTCAGTAGCTCTCGACGAAGTGGTGGTGACAGGTACTGCCGGCCGGCAGTCAGTGCGCGAGCTGGGCAACGCTGTCACGACGATCAATGCCGCGGCAGCCAAGGAAATTGCTCCGATCAGCAGCGTTCAGAACCTGCTGAACGGCCGGGCGCCGGGCGTTGTCGTTAACAGTGCCACCGGGAACGTGGGAGCGGGAGCACGAATCCGCATCCGCGGCGCATCGAGCATCTCATTGCTCAACGAACCGTTGATCTACGTCGACGGTGTCCGAGTGAACAACGCGTTCGCCAGCGGACCTGCGAATCAGGCATTCGGTTCGTCGTCGATCTCTCGCATCAATGACATCAATCCCGACGAAATCCAATCGGTGGAGATCATCAGAGGACCGGCAGCGGCGACGCTGTATGGAACCGAGGCATCCAACGGTGTCATCCAGATTATCACGAAGAAAGGGATCGCTGGAACACCGCGCTGGACTTTCTCGACGAGACAGGGTTCGAATTATTTGCAGGATCCCGAAGGCCGCTGGCCCGTTAATTACCAGACGGTGCAGCGGGCGGGTGCGGCGACGGGGGTGAGAGACACGACGTCGATCGACATCATCGAGCTCGAGAACGCGCGTGGCACGCCCGTCTTCAAGAGCGGACGCCTGCAGGAGTATGATCTGAGCGCGAGCGGCGGATCGAACCTGTTCCGGTATTACGCGTCCGGCGGACTCGAAGACAGCGATGGCATCGAGCCCACCAGCAACGTCCAGCGCTACACCGGCCGCATGAATCTCACGATCAGCCCCAATTCGCGGCTCGACGCCGGACTCAACATGGGGTACATCAACGGCCGCACACAGCTTCCGGCTGAAGCCGGATTTGGTGGCAGAACGTGGAGCACCATTTCCGCGAATCCCAACAATCTGGTGTTCGCCAACGGCCAGCCCGGCAACCCGCGCCGCGGATTTCACAGTGGTCTTCCAGAGCAGTACGACGCATTGAATATTCTGGGACAGGACCTGACCCGCTTCACCGGCAGCTTTCAGATCAACCATCGTCCTGCGACGTGGCTGAGTCATCGCCTTAACGCGGGGACGGACCAGGCGAACGAGGTCGATAATCAGCTATTCCCGCGCACCCAGGATTCGCTGTCGAGGGTGATCTTCGGCGGCAACGGCGGCCGGTCGATCAATCGCCGGCAGATCAACTACTACACGCTCGATTATTCCGCTTCCGGCGTTGTGAATCCCACGGCGGAACTCAAATCGACGACATCGGTTGGCGCTCAGTACTACCGTAACTCGACTGCGTTTCTGCTGTCGTCCGGTTCCATCTTTCCCACCGTCGGACTGACCGCGCTGTCCGCAACCACCCCCGACCGGGTAACCTTCGGTGATCTGGAAGAAGACGCGACGCTCGGCTTCTTCATTCAGGAGCAGTTGGGATGGCGTGACAGACTGTATCTGACTGCCGCCATACGCGCTGACGATAACAGCGCCTTCGGCCAGAATTTCGACCGCGTCTACTATCCCAAGTACAGCCTCAGCTGGGTGGTGAGCGAAGAACCGTTCTGGCCGGTGCCGGCAATCGGTGCCCTTAAGCTTCGTGCGGCCTACGGAGAATCGGGCAAACAGCCCGCTACATACTCGGCGCTGCAGACGTACGCGTCGGCGACCGGAGCGAACGACGTTGCCACGGTCACCCCGCAATTTCTTGGTAACGCGGACCTTGGTCCGGAGCGCAGCAAAGAGCTGGAGTTCGGGTTCGACCTCGGTGCGCTGAGCGATCGGCTCGGACTTGAGTTCACCTACTACCTCAAGAAAACGACGGACGCCATTCTCGACCGGCAGATTCCCCCATCACTCGGCCTGCCGAACACGCAGCCGTTCAACGCGGGATCGATACGTAACTGGGGAACGGAAGTACTGCTTCGGACTACGCCGGTAATGAGGGATGCGTTCAAATGGGATGCATCGTTTAGTTGGGCGACAAATGGAAGCGAAGTCGAAAGCCTGGGAACGCCGCAATCGATTCTTGACCTTCGAAAGGCAAGCGGCACCCCGGACTTTGTCGTGGGAGGCTTCAATATTCGACATCAAGTCGGACGCCCAATCGGCTCTTACTTCGAGCAAAGAGTCATCAGCTCGGAGCTGTTGCCAACCGGCCGGGCAGATATCAGCAAGACCCTCTGTGACGATTCGAAAGGCGGTTCGATGATTTGTGCCGGACCCGACCTGCGCTACAACACTCCCGACGATGCGCCCGAAGTGTATATCGGCCGGTCTTTGCCGAGTGCGGAAGGCGCGTTCACAAGCACTGTTACGCTGTTCAAGAATCTGCGCCTGTACGGACTGGTTGATTTCAAGCGAGGGTTCTACAAAGTCGATGGCAACACCCGCGTGCGCTGTCAGATATTCATCAGGTGCCGGGAGAATTTTTATCCGCTTGAATTCGAAGCTACGCGGATAGCCGCGATACAGTCGAACGGACAGCTGGTGGATTACTACGTGAACAAGTCGGACTATACCAAGCTGCGCGAGGTGAGTGTCTCCTACACGCTGCCGGTGGTGAAGACCCGGTGGGTCAATTTCAACCGTGCGGTCATCTCACTCGCCGGCCGCAATCTCTTCACCTGGTCGGATTATCCGGGACTCGATCCGGAGGCCTTCTTTCTGAGCGGCGCTCGCGGCGGCAACTTCGGGCAGCTCGAGCAAACCACCAATCCCCAGCTCGCGCAATGGGTGCTGGGCGTCAACCTGGACTGGTGA